The bacterium genome has a window encoding:
- the thiC gene encoding phosphomethylpyrimidine synthase ThiC, with product MTQMIEARAGRLTPEMQIVARDEKIDPELLRERIAKGEVIIPKNRLHDIHPIGIGTGLKTKVNANIGTSTDYLDIDNEIAKARAAVEAGADAIMDLSTGGDIKENRRRIMSEVTVVIGTVPIYDAAISVVESKGAIVKMTSDDLFSVIEDQAKEGVDFFTVHCGLTRAAFDRLKNQGRTMDIVSRGGSFLATWMVANDRENPLYEDFDRLLEICREYDITLSLGDGLRPGAIADATDRAQIEELLTLGELTQRAWEKDVQVMIEGPGHVPLNQIKTNIQIEKKLCNNAPFYVLGPLVTDIAPGYDHITSAIGGAIAAEAGADFLCYVTAAEHLKLPNVEEVRQGVIATRIAAHAADIAKGVPGAMEWDNRMSQARKNLDWDEQIRISIDPETAARLRAEGKPELNEVCSMCGEYCAVRLVSELLEKGK from the coding sequence ATGACCCAGATGATAGAAGCGAGGGCAGGAAGATTGACACCTGAGATGCAGATTGTTGCGCGGGATGAGAAAATAGATCCGGAGCTTCTCAGAGAGAGGATTGCAAAAGGTGAAGTAATTATACCTAAGAATCGTTTACATGATATTCACCCTATTGGAATAGGAACAGGATTAAAAACAAAAGTAAATGCAAATATAGGTACATCCACAGATTATCTTGATATTGATAATGAAATAGCAAAGGCAAGGGCTGCCGTAGAAGCAGGGGCTGATGCAATTATGGACCTGTCAACAGGTGGTGATATAAAGGAAAATCGCAGAAGAATTATGAGTGAGGTAACCGTTGTTATAGGAACAGTACCGATTTATGATGCAGCTATTTCTGTTGTGGAGTCCAAAGGTGCAATTGTCAAAATGACTTCTGACGATCTTTTTTCAGTAATAGAAGATCAGGCAAAAGAGGGAGTTGATTTTTTTACTGTACACTGCGGGCTTACACGTGCAGCTTTTGACCGTTTGAAGAATCAAGGCCGCACTATGGATATTGTAAGCAGGGGCGGATCTTTTCTTGCTACATGGATGGTTGCAAATGACAGAGAGAACCCTCTGTATGAAGATTTTGACAGACTCTTGGAAATCTGCCGTGAGTATGATATTACATTGAGCCTCGGAGACGGCCTGAGGCCCGGTGCAATTGCCGATGCAACAGACAGAGCACAGATAGAAGAACTTCTAACTCTCGGCGAATTAACGCAGAGAGCATGGGAAAAGGATGTACAGGTTATGATCGAAGGGCCCGGGCATGTACCGCTTAATCAGATAAAAACAAATATTCAGATTGAAAAAAAGTTGTGTAATAATGCCCCGTTTTATGTGCTGGGCCCTCTGGTTACGGATATTGCTCCGGGATATGATCATATTACATCTGCAATAGGCGGAGCAATCGCTGCGGAAGCAGGCGCTGATTTCCTCTGCTACGTTACAGCAGCAGAACACCTTAAGCTTCCCAATGTGGAAGAAGTGCGCCAGGGAGTCATTGCAACACGAATTGCTGCACATGCAGCGGATATTGCAAAGGGAGTTCCCGGAGCAATGGAGTGGGACAACAGAATGTCTCAGGCAAGAAAAAACCTTGACTGGGATGAGCAGATTCGAATTTCAATTGACCCTGAAACAGCAGCGAGATTAAGAGCAGAAGGCAAACCGGAGCTGAATGAAGTGTGCTCAATGTGCGGTGAGTACTGTGCGGTCAGGCTTGTAAGCGAACTGCTGGAAAAGGGAAAGTAA
- the def gene encoding peptide deformylase, with the protein MEMEEVKSQVVTYPDPVLRLEAEQVSDITDEIKKQLDEMVEIMYEADGVGLAAPQIGDSRRIVVLDIGDGPIKVINPEIIEKSDDLDTEEEGCLSLPGITVKVKRPVQISVKCIDENGKEIVYNADGLMARAFQHEIDHLNGILIIDHTSSAHRALLRTKLRKLEKEYRERK; encoded by the coding sequence ATGGAAATGGAAGAAGTGAAATCACAAGTTGTTACATATCCCGATCCTGTTTTGAGGCTTGAGGCTGAGCAGGTTAGTGATATAACAGATGAAATTAAAAAGCAGCTTGATGAGATGGTAGAGATAATGTATGAAGCAGATGGTGTTGGCCTTGCCGCACCGCAGATAGGCGATTCGAGAAGAATTGTTGTCCTGGATATCGGTGACGGCCCGATAAAAGTGATTAATCCTGAAATTATTGAAAAAAGCGATGATCTGGATACGGAAGAGGAGGGATGCCTGAGCCTTCCCGGTATTACCGTTAAAGTAAAACGGCCTGTACAGATATCAGTTAAATGTATTGATGAAAATGGTAAAGAGATTGTTTACAATGCAGATGGCCTTATGGCAAGAGCTTTTCAGCATGAGATTGACCATTTAAACGGAATTTTGATAATTGATCATACATCTTCTGCGCACCGGGCTCTGCTTCGTACAAAATTGCGTAAACTGGAAAAAGAGTACAGAGAACGAAAATAA
- the ptsP gene encoding phosphoenolpyruvate--protein phosphotransferase, with amino-acid sequence MKEQGQLTKGLLQGIPVSEGIAIGKVWLLKSPWDEVRSFTIAPENIKIEILRFEKACDEVAEQLKEYQDRVELEIGSDEAQIFNAHFAILEDPTLKDEVPRQIQDKFINAESVLKDSIEKLTHTFNSMENEFFRSRIDDIRDVGERILRALLRSDKEKHPFFEETILVSHTLSPSDTARISNEKIIGFVTEVGGITSHASILARSLGLPAVVGVEKIIRSASTGDIIIVDGNSGIVFLNPHEKVLKGYRKRKKQFDVYWERLSKDIDLPSVTADHVDILLQANISMTADLSMAVRYKAQGIGLFRTELPFLIASRLLNEEEQFTIYKTIVDAMQGKDVTIRTLDLGGDKFLPFQGVEREKNPFMGWRSIRISLLERDVFKVQLRAILRSSVFGKVKILFPMISSIEEVVEAKEVLSEVMDDLDKEEISFDRDIKTGVMIEVPSAAIMVERFLEYFDFISIGTNDLIQYTLAVDRNNERVAKFYQPLNPSVLYLVEKSIKAANKQGKEVSVCGEMAGNPLYTPMFIGFGLRRFSMSPLMLPEVKERVRFITVKECEDIAEKIMKMHSTAEIEKLLWDFNNEINKRQEVPFIDKYNLDFEGTE; translated from the coding sequence TTGAAAGAACAGGGACAATTAACAAAAGGACTTTTACAGGGGATTCCGGTTTCAGAAGGAATTGCCATAGGAAAGGTGTGGCTCCTTAAAAGTCCGTGGGATGAGGTTAGATCATTTACAATTGCTCCTGAAAATATTAAAATAGAAATACTTAGATTTGAAAAAGCATGCGATGAGGTGGCTGAACAGCTTAAAGAGTACCAGGATAGAGTTGAATTGGAGATAGGTAGTGACGAAGCCCAGATTTTTAATGCTCATTTCGCGATATTAGAAGATCCGACACTTAAGGATGAGGTACCTCGGCAGATACAAGATAAGTTCATAAATGCTGAGTCTGTGCTGAAAGACAGTATTGAGAAGCTGACCCATACTTTTAATTCCATGGAAAATGAGTTTTTCCGAAGCCGCATTGATGATATTAGAGACGTGGGTGAACGGATTTTAAGGGCTCTGTTGCGCAGTGATAAAGAAAAGCATCCGTTTTTTGAAGAGACAATCCTGGTATCCCACACTCTTTCACCCTCTGATACTGCAAGAATATCGAATGAGAAAATTATAGGCTTTGTTACAGAAGTAGGAGGCATTACATCCCATGCATCTATTCTTGCACGCTCCCTCGGTCTGCCTGCAGTGGTCGGAGTAGAGAAAATAATACGCAGTGCTTCAACAGGCGATATAATAATTGTTGACGGAAATTCCGGAATAGTATTTTTAAATCCTCATGAAAAAGTACTGAAGGGATACAGGAAGCGTAAAAAACAATTTGATGTATATTGGGAGCGGTTATCCAAAGACATCGACCTTCCATCTGTAACTGCTGACCATGTTGATATTTTGCTTCAGGCAAACATATCTATGACAGCAGATTTGAGTATGGCTGTACGCTATAAAGCTCAGGGTATAGGGCTTTTCCGTACAGAGCTGCCTTTTTTAATTGCAAGCCGTTTATTAAACGAAGAAGAGCAGTTTACAATTTACAAAACAATTGTTGATGCAATGCAGGGAAAGGATGTAACAATTCGGACCCTTGATCTCGGAGGAGATAAATTTCTGCCTTTTCAGGGGGTGGAGAGAGAAAAAAATCCATTTATGGGATGGAGATCAATAAGAATTTCACTTCTTGAGAGAGATGTCTTTAAGGTACAGCTTAGAGCTATTTTACGTTCAAGTGTATTTGGAAAGGTAAAAATACTTTTCCCTATGATTTCAAGCATAGAAGAAGTTGTTGAAGCAAAAGAGGTGCTGAGCGAAGTAATGGATGATCTCGATAAAGAGGAAATATCTTTTGATAGGGATATTAAAACAGGTGTCATGATTGAAGTACCGAGTGCAGCAATCATGGTTGAGAGATTTCTTGAATATTTTGATTTTATCAGCATAGGTACTAATGATCTTATTCAGTACACGCTTGCAGTTGACAGAAATAATGAAAGAGTTGCTAAATTTTATCAGCCTCTGAATCCATCTGTTCTGTATCTTGTGGAGAAATCCATTAAAGCGGCAAATAAACAGGGCAAAGAAGTTTCTGTGTGCGGAGAGATGGCGGGTAATCCTCTCTATACACCTATGTTTATCGGATTTGGGCTGAGAAGGTTCAGTATGAGCCCGCTTATGCTTCCGGAAGTAAAAGAGAGGGTCAGGTTTATTACTGTAAAAGAGTGTGAAGATATTGCAGAGAAGATTATGAAAATGCACTCAACCGCTGAGATTGAAAAACTTTTATGGGATTTTAATAATGAGATAAATAAAAGGCAGGAGGTTCCTTTTATTGATAAATACAACCTTGACTTTGAAGGAACAGAGTAA
- the tilS gene encoding tRNA lysidine(34) synthetase TilS yields MEKQIFENNFIDFASGQNLIFPEQKIVVAVSGGPDSIVLLHLLYQIKKRYRLKLAVAHLNHCLRGEESDRDEDFVRNLAEKYGIMYVSQKSDVKKFSKENRFSIEESARKVRYAFLESVRQKLMFDSIATGHNANDQAETILMNLARGSGIRGLGGIRSKRGCIIRPLLFAERKEIENYAYKLNLPYVIDSSNVSQEHKRNRFRMKVFPAIQEASGHDAVSSIAKTGRIVQDAFDFLVHEAENAYRQIVIQEHSDEIILDIVGFISYFRIIQEIMLIRVVEEFFGCREQISVHLINRLINLIRNGKSGSVVEIGSSLKAYKSGSTLAFINNTRPIEDIIIETGKSYTIPGTLQTFSTYLIKKEEAAISFSENPFVEYADFSKLNSQLKIRSWLPGDWFVPLGMKKRKKIKDFFIDEKVPVYKRHSVPLLTDGTQIVWIAGKRLDDRYKITEDTEIILKLELKEKN; encoded by the coding sequence ATGGAAAAACAAATATTTGAAAACAATTTCATTGATTTTGCATCAGGACAAAATCTGATCTTTCCGGAACAGAAAATAGTTGTTGCTGTTTCCGGAGGGCCCGATTCTATAGTACTGCTGCATCTTTTATATCAAATAAAGAAAAGATACAGGCTTAAACTTGCTGTAGCCCATCTTAATCACTGCCTTAGAGGAGAAGAATCTGACAGAGACGAAGATTTTGTCAGGAATCTCGCTGAGAAATACGGCATTATGTATGTTTCGCAAAAATCTGATGTCAAAAAATTTTCAAAAGAGAATCGGTTTTCCATTGAAGAGAGTGCCAGAAAAGTAAGATATGCTTTTCTTGAGTCTGTAAGGCAAAAGCTGATGTTTGACAGCATTGCGACAGGGCACAATGCAAATGATCAGGCTGAAACTATCCTGATGAATCTTGCAAGAGGTTCCGGTATAAGAGGCCTGGGCGGTATAAGGAGTAAACGGGGCTGCATTATAAGGCCTTTATTGTTTGCTGAACGAAAAGAGATAGAAAATTATGCATATAAACTAAATCTTCCTTATGTAATAGATTCTTCTAATGTCAGCCAGGAGCATAAAAGAAACAGGTTTAGAATGAAAGTTTTTCCTGCAATTCAGGAAGCATCGGGGCATGATGCGGTCAGCAGCATTGCAAAGACAGGACGTATTGTTCAGGATGCCTTTGACTTTCTTGTGCATGAAGCGGAAAATGCATACAGACAGATTGTAATTCAGGAACATTCCGATGAAATTATTCTTGATATTGTGGGTTTTATATCTTATTTTAGAATAATTCAGGAAATTATGCTTATAAGGGTCGTTGAGGAATTTTTCGGCTGCAGAGAACAAATATCAGTTCATTTAATAAACAGGCTTATTAACCTGATACGGAACGGGAAAAGCGGATCTGTTGTTGAGATTGGTAGTTCCTTAAAAGCTTATAAAAGTGGGAGTACACTGGCATTTATTAATAATACCAGGCCTATTGAGGACATTATAATAGAGACAGGGAAAAGTTACACGATCCCTGGTACATTGCAGACATTCAGCACTTATCTTATTAAAAAGGAAGAAGCAGCCATTTCTTTCTCTGAAAACCCCTTTGTTGAATATGCGGATTTTTCCAAATTAAACAGTCAGTTAAAAATTAGATCATGGCTGCCCGGTGACTGGTTTGTGCCTCTTGGTATGAAAAAGAGGAAGAAGATAAAGGATTTTTTTATTGATGAGAAAGTACCTGTATACAAGAGGCATTCTGTACCTTTGCTTACAGACGGTACTCAAATTGTGTGGATAGCAGGTAAGCGCCTTGATGACAGATATAAAATAACAGAAGATACCGAAATTATTCTTAAATTAGAACTTAAAGAGAAAAATTGA
- the ftsH gene encoding ATP-dependent zinc metalloprotease FtsH, translating to MAEQQKNKNSSSDNKNNFQWKKATRTLFFWIILFLGAAYIFQLFSSQKTREVEVTFSEYQQYLQSNAIEKANIQSGIFHGVLKYEESLVQGNNVEKFKRFRTNLPFIDRNMVEQWDAKGFKYEFKKKPAEIWNFIIPMLPWLLLIFLYFFFIKRMQSGGGTKGIFNFGKSRAKMLNANMTKVTFKDVAGADEAKQELQEIIEFLKNPQRFQTLGGRIPKGVLLLGPPGTGKTLLARAVAGEAGVPFFSLSGADFVEMFVGVGASRVRDLFEQGKKSAPCIVFIDEIDAVGRHRGAGLGGGHDEREQTLNQLLVEMDGFETNEGVILLAATNRPDVLDNALLRPGRFDRQVVVDRPDMRGREGILKVHTKKIPLAKDVKLDIIAKGTPGFSGADIANLVNEAALLAARKGQKKVFMPDFEEAKDKVMMGVERKSMLINDEEKRSTAYHESGHVLVSKFIKGSDSVHKVTIIPRGRALGLTSFLPIDEKHNYTKTYCKALLAHILGGRAAELLILNELSTGAGNDIEKATEIARKMVCEWGMSDKLGPVTFGKKSEEIFLGREISQHRDYSEKTAILIDEEIKTIVNEAADMSFKILKDHVDILHRLAEVLLERETLDGEEVDLIIDGKTLPDKIKTNSRKRKTPGRAKARKPAATKASGKKDKKA from the coding sequence ATGGCAGAACAACAGAAGAATAAAAACAGTTCTTCCGACAATAAGAATAATTTTCAATGGAAGAAAGCCACAAGAACACTATTTTTCTGGATAATACTTTTTTTGGGAGCAGCTTATATCTTTCAGCTTTTCAGTTCTCAGAAGACACGGGAAGTGGAGGTTACATTTTCAGAATATCAGCAATATCTGCAGAGCAATGCAATTGAAAAAGCAAATATTCAGAGTGGTATATTTCATGGTGTGCTTAAATACGAAGAGAGCCTGGTGCAGGGCAATAATGTTGAAAAGTTCAAGAGGTTCAGAACAAATCTGCCCTTTATAGACAGAAACATGGTAGAGCAGTGGGATGCTAAAGGCTTTAAATATGAATTTAAAAAGAAACCTGCTGAGATCTGGAATTTCATTATACCTATGCTGCCGTGGCTTCTTCTAATTTTTCTTTATTTTTTCTTTATTAAACGTATGCAGTCAGGCGGAGGCACAAAAGGCATTTTTAATTTCGGCAAGAGCAGGGCAAAAATGCTTAATGCCAATATGACGAAGGTCACATTTAAAGATGTTGCTGGAGCAGATGAGGCAAAGCAGGAGCTTCAGGAGATAATAGAATTTTTAAAAAATCCCCAGAGGTTTCAAACACTTGGCGGCCGTATTCCCAAAGGCGTACTTCTTTTGGGGCCTCCGGGCACAGGAAAAACTCTTCTTGCGAGAGCTGTAGCCGGAGAAGCAGGGGTTCCCTTTTTCAGTCTTTCCGGAGCTGATTTTGTTGAGATGTTTGTGGGAGTAGGTGCTTCAAGGGTAAGAGACCTTTTTGAACAGGGCAAGAAAAGCGCTCCATGCATAGTTTTTATTGATGAAATAGATGCTGTAGGCAGGCACAGGGGAGCAGGGCTCGGCGGCGGGCATGATGAGAGAGAACAGACATTAAACCAGCTCCTTGTTGAAATGGATGGATTTGAGACTAATGAGGGCGTGATACTTCTTGCGGCTACAAACCGTCCGGATGTTCTTGATAATGCACTTTTAAGGCCGGGCAGATTTGATCGTCAGGTTGTTGTTGACAGGCCTGACATGAGGGGAAGAGAAGGAATATTAAAAGTGCACACAAAAAAGATACCCCTTGCCAAAGATGTAAAACTTGACATTATAGCTAAGGGTACTCCGGGTTTTTCCGGTGCGGATATTGCAAATCTTGTAAATGAAGCAGCCCTTCTTGCAGCAAGGAAAGGCCAGAAAAAAGTATTCATGCCGGATTTTGAAGAAGCTAAAGACAAGGTTATGATGGGTGTGGAACGGAAAAGCATGTTAATCAATGATGAAGAAAAGAGAAGTACTGCTTATCATGAATCCGGCCATGTCCTTGTTTCAAAATTTATTAAGGGCTCGGATTCTGTACACAAGGTGACAATTATACCAAGAGGCAGGGCACTCGGATTGACATCTTTTTTGCCGATTGATGAAAAACACAACTATACAAAAACTTACTGCAAAGCACTTCTTGCTCACATTCTCGGAGGGCGGGCTGCAGAACTCCTCATTCTTAACGAATTGAGTACAGGAGCAGGAAACGATATTGAGAAAGCAACTGAGATAGCAAGAAAAATGGTGTGTGAATGGGGTATGAGTGACAAACTCGGGCCTGTTACTTTCGGTAAAAAATCAGAAGAGATTTTTCTCGGCAGAGAAATATCCCAGCATCGTGATTACAGTGAAAAAACTGCAATACTGATTGATGAAGAGATAAAAACAATTGTAAATGAAGCAGCTGATATGTCCTTTAAAATTTTAAAGGATCATGTAGATATTCTTCATCGCCTTGCAGAGGTGCTGCTTGAACGGGAGACACTGGACGGCGAAGAGGTTGATTTAATCATAGATGGAAAAACTCTCCCGGATAAAATTAAAACAAATTCCAGAAAGCGTAAAACTCCCGGCAGAGCAAAAGCGCGGAAACCTGCGGCAACTAAAGCATCGGGGAAAAAGGACAAAAAGGCGTAG
- a CDS encoding tetratricopeptide repeat protein: MEPVNVVYNIGIITGILFCISIFLFYLSRIAVFFNRKRFKLTLYSVWSAGLILIVLLLLLHGKKEFRTRVSYFPLFDNTNLNSIFYADAANRFTDDKCKKDILVYPVDWYFSSLHPDSVSNIEHIRRRAEKFGLDYIVFVSIEKAGNKKVKFVIYNAEEKALKDSVYSEYDYKSIISGVRKISEILKIELNDSASFKFIPSCKIHSYSIGRKAQLENNYKKAAESFQNCLSVKDNFNVRLLYARCLIDEGFECMRRGDSGDYYFILARDALRKADKSFVNNPDYNLLWAELYIYKEMWNKASLKLKKVFKYNRNIPEAYFFLSRLHKSRYKNISYGSKIKLLKKAVYLNPAYKKAWLSLAQNLFAKGFYKEAEKRYGELISLIPECPGAYIGLAAISASKNNIEGLLDIYKKLISADPDDGLPYYNLGILLWKTKDFDKSEKLFQKAVSLNGSVNSYFYLGLIESEKGNKIQALKYFQKRVSLSTGVDDHFADVAGDKIKELLSTEKKGE, translated from the coding sequence ATGGAACCGGTAAATGTTGTTTATAATATTGGCATTATCACAGGAATATTATTCTGTATCTCAATATTCCTGTTTTATCTGAGCAGAATTGCTGTCTTTTTTAATAGAAAAAGATTTAAATTAACTTTATATTCTGTATGGTCAGCAGGCCTGATTCTGATTGTTTTGCTTCTTCTTCTGCATGGGAAAAAAGAATTCCGTACACGAGTGTCCTATTTCCCGCTTTTTGATAATACTAACCTTAACAGTATTTTTTATGCAGATGCAGCGAACCGGTTTACTGATGATAAGTGCAAAAAAGATATCCTGGTTTATCCTGTTGATTGGTATTTTTCATCTCTGCATCCTGATTCTGTTAGCAATATTGAACATATAAGACGAAGAGCCGAAAAATTTGGACTTGACTATATTGTGTTTGTATCAATTGAAAAGGCCGGAAATAAAAAGGTTAAATTTGTTATTTACAATGCAGAAGAAAAGGCTTTAAAGGATTCTGTTTATTCAGAATATGATTATAAAAGCATTATTTCCGGCGTTCGAAAGATTTCAGAAATTTTAAAAATAGAATTAAATGATTCTGCATCATTTAAATTTATTCCTTCCTGTAAAATCCACTCTTATTCAATCGGCCGAAAAGCTCAGCTTGAGAATAATTATAAAAAAGCTGCTGAAAGTTTCCAAAATTGCCTTTCGGTAAAGGATAACTTTAATGTCCGCCTGTTATATGCCCGCTGTTTAATTGATGAGGGGTTTGAATGTATGCGTAGAGGTGATTCAGGAGATTACTATTTTATACTTGCAAGAGATGCTTTGAGAAAGGCAGATAAATCGTTTGTAAATAACCCTGATTACAATCTTCTTTGGGCGGAGCTTTACATTTATAAGGAGATGTGGAATAAGGCCTCTCTAAAACTTAAAAAGGTTTTTAAATACAACCGGAATATTCCGGAAGCGTATTTTTTTCTTTCACGCCTGCACAAGTCAAGATACAAAAATATAAGCTACGGCAGTAAAATAAAATTGCTTAAAAAAGCTGTGTATCTGAATCCTGCATATAAAAAGGCCTGGCTGTCCCTTGCACAAAATCTTTTTGCAAAAGGCTTTTATAAAGAAGCTGAAAAGAGATACGGAGAATTGATTTCTTTAATACCTGAGTGCCCGGGTGCTTATATCGGCCTTGCTGCAATTTCAGCATCGAAAAACAATATTGAGGGGCTGTTGGATATTTATAAGAAGTTAATATCTGCAGATCCTGATGACGGCCTGCCTTATTATAACCTTGGAATCCTTTTATGGAAGACAAAAGATTTTGATAAATCTGAAAAGTTATTTCAAAAAGCAGTATCTCTGAACGGCTCTGTAAACAGTTATTTCTATTTGGGATTAATTGAATCTGAAAAGGGCAATAAGATACAGGCTCTCAAATATTTTCAAAAACGTGTTTCTCTCAGCACAGGTGTTGATGACCATTTTGCAGATGTGGCTGGGGATAAAATAAAGGAACTGCTTTCTACGGAGAAAAAAGGTGAATAG
- the folP gene encoding dihydropteroate synthase produces the protein MGILNVTPDSFSDGGLFYDKEKAVSHALEMAGQGADIIDIGGESTRPGADEISIDQEIDRVVPVIEALRNQSDIIISIDTYKSKTARYALEAGADIINDISGLNFDPEMSEVAAKYDTPVIIMHIKGTPKNMQNNPHYNNLIDEIKGYLKNSIKKAVEAGINRQKIIIDPGIGFGKSVKDNYIILNRLNEFLDIDCPVLMGVSRKSFIGKLLDLSENERIMGTAAAVAVSVVNGADIVRVHDVAEMAEVVRVADSIKRPYDLTL, from the coding sequence ATGGGTATATTAAATGTAACTCCTGATTCGTTCTCTGACGGAGGTTTGTTCTATGATAAAGAAAAAGCTGTGTCCCATGCTCTTGAAATGGCCGGCCAGGGTGCTGATATTATAGATATCGGGGGGGAATCAACGAGGCCGGGAGCCGATGAAATCTCAATTGATCAGGAGATTGACAGGGTTGTGCCGGTCATTGAAGCTTTAAGAAATCAGTCTGATATTATAATATCGATTGACACATACAAGTCAAAAACGGCAAGATATGCACTTGAGGCCGGAGCTGATATTATCAATGATATAAGCGGGCTTAATTTTGATCCTGAAATGTCAGAAGTTGCGGCAAAGTACGATACGCCTGTTATTATTATGCATATAAAAGGTACTCCGAAAAATATGCAGAATAACCCCCATTATAATAATCTTATAGATGAGATTAAAGGCTATCTCAAAAACAGTATTAAAAAAGCAGTTGAAGCCGGAATCAACAGGCAAAAAATTATCATTGATCCGGGAATAGGGTTTGGAAAGAGTGTTAAAGATAATTATATTATACTAAATCGGCTTAATGAATTTTTAGATATTGATTGCCCTGTACTAATGGGAGTTTCGAGGAAATCTTTTATAGGTAAATTGTTGGATTTATCTGAAAATGAACGAATTATGGGCACTGCTGCTGCTGTTGCCGTAAGTGTTGTAAACGGGGCGGACATTGTCCGCGTACATGATGTTGCTGAAATGGCAGAAGTGGTCAGAGTGGCTGATTCAATAAAAAGGCCGTATGATCTGACACTTTAG
- the cdaA gene encoding diadenylate cyclase CdaA, whose amino-acid sequence MNFNIFHIGFLPVTFIDLLDILLVALILYKLYFIMHKTRAVQMFIGLIIIFSISFLAEALNMQETTWIFRNLRTVWIIAFVILFQPELRRVLTLMGQSKFIRFFTKEQNSQVIDEIVQGAVELRRRGYGALMVFMRDTGLRTIVESGIALESMVSSSLIVSIFNPRSPLHDGAIVISNDIIKAAKCILPLTRNPTAEHRWGTRHRAALGISEETDAVVLVVSEETGKISIVENGDMRFDLNKEELQHQLKQALRIEKIVS is encoded by the coding sequence GTGAATTTCAATATTTTCCATATAGGATTTCTTCCTGTCACGTTTATTGATCTGCTGGATATTCTGCTTGTTGCATTAATCCTTTATAAACTATATTTTATTATGCATAAAACAAGAGCTGTTCAGATGTTTATAGGATTGATTATTATTTTTAGTATATCTTTTCTTGCTGAAGCTCTTAACATGCAGGAAACAACCTGGATTTTCCGTAATCTTCGTACAGTGTGGATAATAGCATTTGTTATCCTGTTTCAGCCTGAGCTGCGAAGAGTATTAACTTTGATGGGGCAGAGTAAATTTATCAGATTCTTTACAAAGGAACAGAACAGTCAGGTAATTGATGAAATTGTGCAGGGCGCTGTAGAGTTGAGAAGAAGAGGATATGGTGCATTAATGGTTTTTATGAGGGATACTGGATTGAGGACAATTGTTGAGAGCGGAATTGCTCTGGAATCAATGGTCAGCTCTTCACTGATAGTTTCGATATTTAATCCAAGGTCTCCGCTTCATGATGGAGCAATCGTCATAAGTAATGATATAATAAAAGCTGCAAAATGCATTTTACCCTTAACGCGAAATCCTACTGCAGAACACAGATGGGGTACAAGACACCGTGCAGCTCTCGGTATATCGGAAGAAACTGACGCTGTAGTACTTGTCGTTTCCGAAGAAACCGGAAAAATTTCCATTGTGGAAAACGGAGATATGAGATTCGATCTTAACAAGGAAGAACTTCAGCATCAGTTAAAACAAGCTCTAAGAATTGAAAAAATAGTGTCGTGA
- a CDS encoding SLBB domain-containing protein: MKKSSGLTKGFVVVFLIFLSQALFAQQGVYPRAARYYLGTENELLIPVNVWGFVKSPGQYMVPNNTDLLSLLSYAGGPLETAKINKIVIVRSYNNMERTIIPVNVKKYLKTGDERLIPVMKPGDTVIVKGTTFHWIQKFISFLGGFAVFAQILYFVAIAQERLK, from the coding sequence ATGAAAAAGTCATCAGGATTGACAAAAGGTTTTGTTGTAGTGTTTTTAATTTTTTTATCACAGGCACTATTTGCCCAGCAGGGAGTATATCCGCGTGCTGCAAGATACTATCTCGGCACTGAAAACGAACTTTTAATACCTGTAAATGTGTGGGGTTTTGTAAAATCTCCCGGGCAGTACATGGTTCCGAATAACACGGATTTACTTTCTCTTCTCTCTTATGCCGGAGGCCCGCTGGAAACAGCAAAGATAAATAAGATTGTTATTGTGAGAAGCTACAATAATATGGAAAGAACAATTATTCCTGTTAATGTTAAAAAATATTTGAAAACCGGGGATGAAAGGCTTATTCCTGTTATGAAGCCGGGAGATACAGTCATTGTAAAAGGTACTACTTTTCACTGGATACAAAAATTCATTTCTTTCCTTGGCGGATTTGCAGTATTTGCACAAATTTTGTACTTTGTTGCTATTGCCCAGGAACGGTTGAAATAG